Genomic DNA from Oryza sativa Japonica Group chromosome 5, ASM3414082v1:
atattataaaTGCATCTATAAACATGATAAAAGATTCGTTAGCACTATTTTACGAGCTCACAAGTAATATTGTATATTTCTCCATGATTTATGTTTTTAATACTCTAATTATCTTCCTAATgtaatatttattaattagagATACATGTAGATGTCTGTTCTCAAATTCAATACGGAGGAAAAAATATAGGAGGGGTGAGTATCATGTTATCCGGTACTAACCGTATTTGGTTCTGAACTTGAACAAAAATATGAGTTAGAATCTGACTCGATGGCAACCATATTGtgaccattcatttttttttggtaaatataaaaaatataggccATGCTTAGAATACCTCTAGTGATAAAACACAACAAAGTAAATAAttattactttattttttaataggaTAAATGGCTAATTAAATGTATAAAAGTAAATTGGACCATCTATTAAAAACCAAAGGAAATATTTACATCGATGTCGTGCCGTTGGATCGATAGAGAAATATACGTGCACAACATGTGAATTTGCGATCGCCCTATTAGAGAAACAGTATAGCATCATGCAATGCAATGTTTGCAAGCTAGCTAGTACTAACGAATCAAGCACGAGCCACACACGGCAAAACATCTAGTTTTAATTTCCGAGTAAACAGTTACCCGGATGTGATATCTTGGGGCGCCAATCAAACGCGGTCAACAAGTATATGTATGCGTCTTGATCGTCTAATTAATAGGACGAGGTACGTGTGGATCGGTTGATGGACGGCCTAGTCACCTTTCCTCTATTAATACGCCGTCTATGGCCTCGTCTATTACATAATCCAAGTAGTAGACGAGGCCATATAAAGTGAGAAAATATGTAGTACAAACCACATATACAGTGGAAACTtagaaactaccgttggatcaagaaatggacgtccgagatttatccacgtcaccatgagttaaaatttaactcgtaGAGTCACtccgagttaaattttaactcatggtgatgTGGACGAATATCGGACATCCATTTCTCGATCTAATGGTAGTTTCCAagttttcactatatatatggtttgcactacatattttcccatATAAAGTTGAGATCGATGTGTAGATCAATTGGATCAATAATTCAATATATAATAGTAATAGATTGTTAATTAGTCGttgagagcagcagcagcagctgcaactacactactagtagtagtgatCAGTGAAGTGTGAAAGAGTAAAGAATTGGCGGCGTGGAACACGCATGACGCGTACGTTGGCTGTGTGGTCGTTGTTGCCaatcagtagtagtagtagcgcCACATTGTGAACGTGAAAAATGCACTCCTCCACCGCTCTCGCCTCACCtgcaggaagaagaagagatatTTTCTCGGGAGTACACACGTTTCGGTGATCAAATCGGTGCCAATAATACTGCCATGCACCGACGTACGTAGCGTATGCCGAGGAGGAGGCTGGTGGCTTAGCTACGTCGCCCGAATCAAAATGACAGCCTGCCTGTGCCGTGTGCGCGTGTGGCCCGTGATTCCCTCCTCCGTCACCGCCCACATGTGATCTGATGATGGATATGATCTGCTCGACGATTTCTGCTACTCTGTTCGCGTTCGCGTACGCGTACGCGGCGCTCATCCACGCTGCCGCGCGCGCGGTGCTTCCGTGCATTTCAACTCGTGATCGGTATCACGGTTTTCGATAGATTTTGACGGCTTTTCAACAGATTTCGATTGAGTTTTGATCGAAATTTATTATTTAACGTTTGAAGTTTCCAAAagcatttgaaattttttttcaacCGAAAAATTAATTCCAAAGCCATATCAAAACATCGAAAAACCGTGAAAACCAATCGGTTTGGAGCAGACGCGAGCGAGTACGGGATGATGCGACCACCAACCGCGGCTTGCGGACGCGAGAGCCGTTTTCGCGGGTGGATTTCACGTGAGCTAACCCTCTCTCGGTCTCGGCTAAAAGAATTGGAGATTTTGAGGAGGAACGTACGAGACGGGAACACGAGAAGAACGAGACGACGCGCGCGGGAGCAGCTAGCGTAGCTGCACTACACTAGAACGGCGTCCCTTTCAGGCTATCGCACTCCATCACCAGCGGCTAGCTAGAGTACTCGTAGCTTATTTATGCTAAGGCGTGATTAATGGTCGGCCATTATTATTTTGGTCAACTTTTTTCCCTTGCCCACTCCTTACCTCTATCCAAAAGAAATGGCTGGCTCTCCTCTCTTGCCACCCTACGTTTCCTCACTTACACGACAGTAATCGCTTTGCCTACGCTCAACTGCGTATAGTATGCATGATTGCCTGTACACTACATCATACTATCAGACAGCACCACGAAACCGAGGACCTCGTTTTTGCTTATGCTTgtacttatcagctaaaatttaaattttcgatcttaaatttagaggtgattttaaagttttttattaaagtttattttttagcctttgcttACATATCGAGATAAGAACACGTACAtaacaattttatttataaattatcttCCGTTTACAAATATACCATTTTACTTATTTCCCGAATAAACGAAATGATGGGTCCATGAGAGTACGCACAAACCTGAGCCACCCAAAGTATCTCCCCGTGATTTTTCTCCCTCCAACCGCAGCCCAGCCGCTCCATCTGCTGGCTGTCCATGTCCCGGACGATCGGTGCATGACACGGCAACACGCCGGTGGATGGCCACGTTTTTGGAGCCCGGACATGGACAAGGAAATGAGGTCCCATCCCATGCCATCCCAATTGCCCATGCTACGGAATCCGGGCTCGCCGCTGTCCGTGCACGCCCGTATCGGCGAATCCGGCTGAAAACCACGCCGACGAACCTGAAAAAAAGTTACTATGGGCCTCATCGGTAAGTAACTTGCTTGGATTGATCGGTCAAAGTTTTCTTTTCCAATTTAACCAAAGCAATTTTATTGGTTACTCCATCTGTTTAACAGTgaaagttattctagcattttccacattaatactgatattaatgaatctagacgtatatatctatctagatttattaacatcaatataaatgtgaaaaatgctagaatgacttacattgtaaaacggagaaagtagctTACTTTGCTTAAATGGCTTGATGAAGGATCTACTATCTATATTTGGTTGAAAGTACTTAACCTAATCAGTGAGATGATGTGCTTCGGCTGAAAAGTTTTAGTCCAAATAGTTATCCGATGAGAACCTACTCCTACTACTAGGATTTTTCACGTTTCCTTGTTTTGCTCAGGGTCCAGGGCTCCAGGCAATTTTCCATGATGAAGAACAGCAGAAGAGGTTGTTTCGTTGGCGTCAGCGTCGTGGGGTCGGGTCACTTGGGGGGCACTCGAATCCAAATTATTCTTGAATGCGACGTGAGGTATCTACGTATGGACAGGAAGGACCACAGAGAGGAGAGCTCGATGAGTGCAGCAGGCAGTGTGTGAACTCTACTGATTACTGAACCAACAACCTCCGTTTTAGGCTACTAGTGTAGCTTACCTTGGCTCTCCACGAGGGAATAATAGCAGCCAGTTGCTGCTGCCTTTCCTGCGATGCAACCTCTTAGATTccttgtctctctctctccatagaTGTGTGCTTCACGGATATAAATCCTCTGCAGCAGTGACTGACAGGTGGATCCGGTCTCATATGTCAGCGGCTGCTACTGCAGCTGCAGGACTGCAGACAATCCACGCTGGTGCTTCACTGCTACTGAAATCCAAGGCATATGGCCATTTCCAGCGGTTTCTTTCTGTATCGGTGCTTAGTGCGATAGCACGCTATTTGTTGGTACTTTCCCTTGTACCATCATGCCTGGTCTGAGTTGAGTGGACCAGCCATGGTTGCCTCCTGGCCAATCTGTTTTGCTAATGCTTGGGATAATACTGTAGTAATAGCGATTTGGCCATCCATTCGAGTGCACGTAGGAAATGGGCATTTCAGCCACGCTTGACACGCTTTGGCTCCAAGGATACATACATCATGCCAATTTACAAGCAATAAGTACAATAATTGTAAGAGTAGTCAAGGCTGGCCGTGACGAGTGGTAGTACAATGCCATCGTGACAGTGATGCAGCGAGCGTGTGTATCGGATAACCCTGACACGTAAATTAACCCAGGAACAAACAGGTGGCTTATCGATGATGATGCGTATGGGATTATAAATATGATGGGTTTGAAACGGCATTGGTTGACAGCGTTATGCAGGCAGTAGAATAATGCTGTGAAACTGACGCGAGTAAACGGGTTCTGCACTGCAAGGTTGTTGATGGGTGCGTACGATCCGATTCTCACCAGCCGTGGTGACAACGATCGAGAGAGAAGTTGAGCAAGGCATAAACAAACGCAAACAGGATCGGCTAGTAGCCAGTAGGTCATCTTGGTTGGGAAAGGGATGGAATGGATGGACTGCGTGATCCTGCGTGTTGAATGTGTCACAGACTCAACAGTCACATCTAATAAGCCTAGCAAAGCTAGCAACACAGGGAGAAATGCAGCCCAAGAAAGGATATGCAACGACTGAAAACTTGTCCAAATGGAAAGGCCAGTTTAGGGAGAGCTTGCAGAATCGCAGCCCACAGATGACAGATGGTTGCATATGTTCTGGTTGTCAATAAGTTTATTGAACTGTGAAAGCGTATATGACTACAGAACTGAATTCATTCTTCAGACTAATGCAAAGAGTAAGAAACAAAAATTAACATAACCAACAGTCTCAACTCTTCAAGGAAGGTAAAATCTGAAGATGAAACAAGCATACTTAAAATCTGTAACATTTGCAGCCAAGACACTAATCAAAACACAAGGCAAAGACTGATACGCTCTGTTAAGTCTAGCAGCTTGAAATGAAATACAGATAAACGACAGCTTCAGTAGCAATCAACTTGGATTACTCATGTGTGCTATATATGCCTGCGGTGTATCAAAAAGCCATGTAGCAGTAAAATCCAAGCTTCATTTCTCCCAGTTGCAAATATTGCAATCCTAACTTTGGGGTACAGTTCGTTCAAAAAACTTCGGGGGTACAAAGAACAGGATTAAGGGCATCATGGCTCTCACCACACTTGCTACTTGCTCGCAGCACCGCACCAGCAGAAACGTATTAAAGCCATATAAAATAATCAAATGCAAGCTTATTAACGACTAGGGCTTATTCAGTTCATATGATTTCCAAATCAAAGGAATAGGAAAAGTGAAGGATTAGGATGTCACATGCACTACATTCCTTGGGAATTTTTCCAAGAGATCTCACCTCATGCTAACAATCCTACGGAATTAGCTTGTAATACCACGATCCTTTGGAATTTGGTAGGATCCATTCCTATGAAACAAATGATGCATATAGGAAAAAATCCTAAGGATTCAATTCCTACAATAATCCTATGAAAAACAACCGAATGAGCCCTAAAAGTAATTTGAGGAAACAATGAGGCACATGTAATGGTTTAAACATAGTAACATGGTCAATAAACAGCCAGAAGTGATATCAAACTAGGAGTACCAACATAGTCATTGAGCGGGCAACTTAGCATCTTTAAGATGAAAAACAGAACAGTTTTATCATCGACCAAACAAGACCACTGTATCGATAACAGGCAGTTCAACTCTTAAATGTAAACCATAAAAACAGATAATTAAACCAAAAAGGATCTAGCTGGCAACCTGAAGAGGAGCCCTTCAAGCGGCAGCAGCTTCTGCGCTCTTCTCGCCCTCACCACCTGCAGAAGCTGCTGCATTGTTCGCCTCAGCCTCTGCCGCTGCATCCATTTCCTCCGCGGTAGCATCAACATCATCTGATGGCGGCCGAACCTGTTCCTCCTCCGGAAGTGGCTCTTCCACATAGTCATTCTCAAATGCATCAGAAGGCACCTCATAGATCCTCACTTGTGGCTTCGCTGGATCTTTTACAAGCACATACTTTCCCTCCTCAAACTTCATGCAGATGTCCACGATCGACTTGACAATTCCCCACATGTTTGATGTGTTGAGGTTGATCTGTGTAGCAAAATCCCTTGGCTTGTATCCCATAACAGTGAGTATGGCATGGTTGTAGTGATCACGGGGGTGCACACGTGACACATATCCCAACTTCATCATGTCAGCACCAGCAAGCAAAGCCTGGCAAGTCCAGCGAGCAAGTTTGTTGGCATTGTTCTTGAGCTCTGTAGCGAGCACAGCCCCACGCTGTGTCTCAAGCTTCTGCCTCCAGTCAACACCAGTAATCTTAGGATCAAACTCATTGAGCGCATTGAGAGTAAGGAACTGACGACCACCACCTGGATCAGCATTCACAGCATGCACTTCACAGCGAGCAACAATGCTGATCTCATCATCCAGCTTCCAGCGGCGGTAGCGGTAGCCAACAGATGCTGCCTCCTCGCCCTCAGAAGCAAACGGGTTAGGCTCATCAAAGGTAACCTTCTCACCATCGCGAAGAAGCACCTGCTGCGAGAAGTTCTGGTTGATGTAGGTAGCCTCGACAGCCAGGGAGTGCGCGGAGTTGATATCATCCTTGTTTTCTGGGAGCTGCTCCTGCGCGGTCTCGTTGACAGATAGCAGATCGAGCTGGGAACCATCACGCTTGTCAAAGAAGAGCTTGTTGCCGACGCGCTGCACGACGATGTCCCACGAGTGGATGCTGCGGGGTGTGCACATAAGCGCGGCGAGGATGGCGTCGGTGGCGAACACCGTGGCCTTGTCCTCCTCAGCCAGGCGGCGGATGACAGGGTCGTCGGTGGTGGTGACCTTGAAGAAGTTGCGAGACTTGAAGCGCTCGAGGCGGCGTGCGGCCTTGGGGTTGACGCGATCGAAGGCGCGGTCGTAGTACTCGACGGCGCCGCACAAGAGGAGGTCCTCGGGCTGGTCGGCGACGGAGAAGGAGAGCTTGGTAAAGTTGGCGAAGGGGATCTGCTCACGCATGGTCCAGTCGGGCTGGATGTCGACGGAGGACTTGGCCGACGAGGACTGGTTGCCGCGGAAGccggggtggtggtgggagcGGTTGTTCTGGAAGTGGCGCTCGCGGCGGGCGCGCTCCTTCtcggcctcgcggcggcgcgcctccacctcctcgtcgCGGCGCTGCGGGAGCTGCGGACGCTGGTTGAAGCGCCACTTGGGGCCGAACcgcgggtggcgcggcggcggcttggcgtcGACGAGGCGGAACGAGGagtcctccgcggcggcggcgagggagtcgTCGACGGAGGTGAAGTCGAAGACGGAgtcgcgggaggcggcggcgagggcggcggggcccGCCGGGTTGCGCGTCCAGTCGGCGATCCGTCCCAGCTTGTCCGAGCGGGAGAAGGGCGCGAAGGGgatggaggccgcggcggcgccaccgccaagggatgccggcgccggcgcggtgtCGGGAGGGCCCCAGCCCTCCGGGTTGaaggcgacgacgccgacgtcgaAGCCCAtggtgctcggcggcggaggcggtctGGATCCGGGCGGAGGCTgggggtggcggcgcgagggtttgggtggggagggagaggggaggaagagtgGGGAATTTAGGGTTTGgaaataggatttttttttcctaatattTAAGGGGCATCGACTTAGCGACTTGGAGCCCGGCCCACATATCTTCTGTGTGGCCCACACGTAAGCCTCTGGGTTTTTAGCCCATCAGGACTCAAGAGTCTCGGTATCACCCATTCATTTTCTTCAttccaaaataaacaaacatataatataatgagaTGTGATATATCCTAATCATATGATGTTCAGACTTATAGTACTAACTATATTTATTTGTGGATGGTGGAAGTACTTGATTAGTACAAATTTTGCGATGGATTAGTTCTGAAATGTTTCTTATTCAGCCTTAACTTGTTTGCGAGCATCACTTGGCCATGTTTAGAACACGGTAATTTCCAGCCTATAACTCCGGTTTGATACAGGGTGGTTTGTTAGAGGTATAGATATACATGATAAGagatagagtaaatttcacaaaattacatattttgTGGTCCAAGTTGTAGAAAACCACACGCACTTTGACACTTGTCACttgagtacatatattttggtcgtgtagtttcacaaaactacactatCGATGTATAGATTCACCCACAAGATGATGTGGCTGTTTCACCTAGGACGAGGACATGGCATCCTATTACCAGccatcgcacgaaattaataCGATGCCACGTCCTTATACTAGATGAAACAACCACGTCGTCATATCACGagtgaatccattcatcgatagtgtggttttgtgaaactaaactaccaaaatatatgtaattaaGTGCCAAGTATCAAAATATGTGTGGTTTTCTacaacttgaaccataaaatatgtagttttgtgaaatttactctaagaGATAAAAGAGTCGAACACA
This window encodes:
- the LOC4339634 gene encoding eukaryotic translation initiation factor 3 subunit D, translated to MGFDVGVVAFNPEGWGPPDTAPAPASLGGGAAAASIPFAPFSRSDKLGRIADWTRNPAGPAALAAASRDSVFDFTSVDDSLAAAAEDSSFRLVDAKPPPRHPRFGPKWRFNQRPQLPQRRDEEVEARRREAEKERARRERHFQNNRSHHHPGFRGNQSSSAKSSVDIQPDWTMREQIPFANFTKLSFSVADQPEDLLLCGAVEYYDRAFDRVNPKAARRLERFKSRNFFKVTTTDDPVIRRLAEEDKATVFATDAILAALMCTPRSIHSWDIVVQRVGNKLFFDKRDGSQLDLLSVNETAQEQLPENKDDINSAHSLAVEATYINQNFSQQVLLRDGEKVTFDEPNPFASEGEEAASVGYRYRRWKLDDEISIVARCEVHAVNADPGGGRQFLTLNALNEFDPKITGVDWRQKLETQRGAVLATELKNNANKLARWTCQALLAGADMMKLGYVSRVHPRDHYNHAILTVMGYKPRDFATQINLNTSNMWGIVKSIVDICMKFEEGKYVLVKDPAKPQVRIYEVPSDAFENDYVEEPLPEEEQVRPPSDDVDATAEEMDAAAEAEANNAAASAGGEGEKSAEAAAA